CCGAGCTATTTTCATATCAAGCCTTCATCAGTTTTCCAATTTTCAGCACATTATTCTCGACTTTTGTCTCGTACCTGTCTAAAGGACGCGGAGGTGGTCCCGCGATTCTTTTTCCATCCCGATCGAATTTTCCGCCATGGCATGGGCATTGAAACTCTTTCGAATTGGAATTCCAGCCGAAAGCACATCCCAAGTGGGTGCAGTGAGGATTAAAGACAATAAAGGAGCCGTCCGCCTTCTTTCGAACCCAAACCAATTCTTCTACAAGTTGACGAGTCCATCCATTTTGTACCAGCCGTTTGAAACTGATCTGGACGAACTCATCTGTTGCAATGTTGGCATCCGCGCTTGAGATAGAAACCCAACTTGAATCACTTTGTTCTTTCAGGCTTTCCAATAGGAACCGGAAGACAGGAAGAGCGATCAACGCGCCCAGCGCCAACGAAAAAAAATGAGTTAACTTTGCAAGAAAGTTTCTTCGATTCATAGGTTTATTCTTTAAGAATTGGATTTTTTTCAAAATAAGAGAACAGGCCGGGGCAGCTAAAAACCCAGGAAGCTGCCCCAGCACTGAGTTACATCGATGTCTTTATCCCATATCTGCGCCGAGCTTTATCTCCTCCCACTGCCCATTCTTTTTCACTTCAACTTTGGTGGGTATAATACCGCCGGTGTTAGATTCTAGCTTTCCAGTGATTCGAGCTTCCTGCCCGATGTAATCCGCCATCTTGATTGATGGACCAAAAATCACATGAGTTGTGTTTTTTGAATCTACCAAAGCAACCGGGATCCCTTGCTTAGCACACATGGTGCCACATTTTGCTGTTCCCATATGGTCGTTTCCTTTCAGTTGTCCGTTCGAACTCACGTAACATTTGGAGTCCACCAGCGTTCCTTCAAACGTTTGATCCTTATCTGCAGCCACCGCTACAAAAACGCCGGCAACCAGCAACAATAAGGCAAAAGAAATAAACTTTTTCATAGGTCCTCCTTAAAAAGTTTTTTATTCATTTCATTAGGATTCGATACGTTTGAAGAGGCCCGAATTCGAGGGTTTGTATTCTGGCTTACATACCGAGCAAGATCGATCACTCTTTACGAAACCTAATAGTAGAGGTGAAACATCATCCGTGCTTTTTGTATCCACTGTGGATTTGATGTTCACGTTATGACATCAGGAGAGTGATTCATGCGTATCAAAGTGCTTTTAATTCTAGTGATGCTTGTCTCTTCTAATGCAGTAGTTTTTGGGCAGAAGACCCTGAAGACGTTAACTCTGTCACCTACTTTTTCCACTATTCCCGGTTCCCCTCGCGTCATCAGAAATTCCTTTAAACATCTCTGGCTTGTAACTTGGCGCCAGGGAAATCCAGGTAAGATTATCGGACGTTTCGTAACATCGGAAGGAACATCTCACGGACAAAAACTTTTAGTAAGCGGAGTGACGGCGGCAGAACAGAATTTCGATATCTCCTATGATTCCGTTAACTATACCTACCTGCTGGCCTTTGAAAACACGAAGGGACTCCAAGTGCAATTCTTCAACAAAGACCTGGTCCGGCAAGGATCTCCCAATCTGATCGAAGCAGATGTAAGCAACACGAATCCCCGGCTTGCCTACGATCCTTCAGGCAAGAAATTCTTGATTTTTTGGTTGAGCACACAGGATGGTGCAGCCCGCCGAGTTCTGAAAAATCGCGTATTGGATTCTGCTGGAAAACCAACATCAGAGAGCCGTGTTCTTGCAACAGCAACTCCAGGCAAAACATTTACCAACCTGAATATCTCAGCGAATCAGAAAAACGGAAATTTAATGGCACTAGTTCTGGAAACGACGTCATCAAGTGCCTCGCTCCTGGGCTATCTGGTGAAGCCGGATGCCACTTTACTGCGCCCTGCACCGCTAAAATTCCAGCCTTCCACTGCGGGATTAAGCAGCATGGCTGATGCGAGTTTTACTGATTCAGGATCTGGATTGGCTTTATGGAGCGACAACTCTGCACTCAAGTACCGCAAGATCTCCGCAAACGGTAATTTCGCATCCGGCACAAAGACAATTCCTGGCGCTGCTGATGCAAACAGTCAGCAGACAAATATTTTGTTGGACTCCCGCAATGGACAATTCATTGGTGTCTGGACGCGCGCAAATCAAGTGCAAGCAGCTGCGTTCAATCTGGCGACCGGAGCGTTGCTGAAGCAGCCGTTCCAGGTGGCCGCTTCCCTTCTGACCAACTCCAGAAATGCAACGGCATCCTACGACCCGCAAACCGGAAATGTCCTGGCTGTATGGGAAGATTCGACGGCACCTGTTTCCGAGACGAATAACACAAATACAAAATTCCGTGTCCGTGCTGCGCTTTTCTTTGCAAGCGGAGCCCCATCGCAGACTAGTGTCAGTGTAGGTGATAATTTCTTTTCTCCGAAAGAGGTTGCCGTATCCACAGGTACGACAGTCAAATGGGTGTGGAATGGCAACAATTCTCATACTGTTACAAGTGGATCGCCTGGATCTAATGCCGGCGCAATCTTTGATAGCCCCGTACAGAATAAAGGAGCGACTTTTGAGTTCCGATTCATGGAGTCAGGAACCTTCCCTTATTTTTGCCGAGTTCACGGGATAGCGCAGTCAGGAACAATTACAGTTACATCAGGGAACGAGGCACCACCCAGGTACTAGAAGGATATTGAAATAAATGAAAGCGGATTTGAAAAAAGCGCTTCTGATCATAGCTGACATCAGCGGCTACACCTCTTTCATGATTTCTAACAGACGGGACCTTGAGCACAGCCAGACAATCATTACAGAATTATTGCGATCCATCATTCAGCTGGTAGAGATTCCTTTGGAAATTTCAAAGTTAGAAGGCGACGCCATATTCATGTACCTGCCAAGAAACCTTGATGTTTTGCCATCGCTATTAACAAAAGAGCTGATCGGAGAAAAACTTTTGAGCTTTTTTGAAGTATTCCAAACCAGACTCTCTGCGTTGGCTGAATCAATTACCTGTTCCTGTGGTGCGTGCAAA
Above is a window of bacterium DNA encoding:
- a CDS encoding Rieske (2Fe-2S) protein, translating into MNRRNFLAKLTHFFSLALGALIALPVFRFLLESLKEQSDSSWVSISSADANIATDEFVQISFKRLVQNGWTRQLVEELVWVRKKADGSFIVFNPHCTHLGCAFGWNSNSKEFQCPCHGGKFDRDGKRIAGPPPRPLDRYETKVENNVLKIGKLMKA
- a CDS encoding plastocyanin/azurin family copper-binding protein, with amino-acid sequence MRIKVLLILVMLVSSNAVVFGQKTLKTLTLSPTFSTIPGSPRVIRNSFKHLWLVTWRQGNPGKIIGRFVTSEGTSHGQKLLVSGVTAAEQNFDISYDSVNYTYLLAFENTKGLQVQFFNKDLVRQGSPNLIEADVSNTNPRLAYDPSGKKFLIFWLSTQDGAARRVLKNRVLDSAGKPTSESRVLATATPGKTFTNLNISANQKNGNLMALVLETTSSSASLLGYLVKPDATLLRPAPLKFQPSTAGLSSMADASFTDSGSGLALWSDNSALKYRKISANGNFASGTKTIPGAADANSQQTNILLDSRNGQFIGVWTRANQVQAAAFNLATGALLKQPFQVAASLLTNSRNATASYDPQTGNVLAVWEDSTAPVSETNNTNTKFRVRAALFFASGAPSQTSVSVGDNFFSPKEVAVSTGTTVKWVWNGNNSHTVTSGSPGSNAGAIFDSPVQNKGATFEFRFMESGTFPYFCRVHGIAQSGTITVTSGNEAPPRY
- a CDS encoding DUF2652 domain-containing protein — protein: MKADLKKALLIIADISGYTSFMISNRRDLEHSQTIITELLRSIIQLVEIPLEISKLEGDAIFMYLPRNLDVLPSLLTKELIGEKLLSFFEVFQTRLSALAESITCSCGACKNIHRLTLKIIAHSGEALFYKIGNFLELSGIDVILVHRLLKNSIT